The nucleotide sequence CTCATGGGACCACGCTCTCACCCGCGCCTACGCCACCTCCAGCAAGCGGTGGTAACGGCTGCGGGTCGCGACGGTGGCGGGTATGTCGGGCGAGCAGACTCGGCGGCTGTCAGGTCGAGGCGGCTAAGGAAAGCCTCCACGCCGAAGGCATGTTCCGTGTAGCCGGCACGAAGCCTCGCAGCTCAAAAGAAACGGTTGCCGTTCACAGTGCGAGGTCTGGGGATGTGCAAGATGTGAGCCCATGGCTGGTTTCCGCAGCAGGAGACGGTCACAAGAAGACTCGCTGTCAGTAGTCGTGCCTAGCCTGATGTCACGGATCGGCTTCTGCGCAGGGGGCGTTGCGAGGCGTTCGATGGTGGGCGGGTTGCTGCTCGGGGGTTTCGGTACCAGTACCTGCGCACGGTGCAGGCGCTGCTGGCCAGGCACTGTCCGGCGGACATGTGGCCGTGATGGCACCAAGTTAGTTCTCGCGGGCCGGACTGCGCCCGGTTGCGAGGCGTTTCTGCCCCTCGGGCATGGGCAGGACCGCCAGTGCGGTGTCTGCGATGTTCCGCGGCGTCTCCGGGACCAGGCCGGCCTTGCCTACCGCCTCGATACCGCGGACCACCGTCAACAGCAGTGCCGCCAACCGCTCCGGATCCGCAGCGCTGTCGATGTCGCCATGGCGCTGGGCGGCGCTGATCTCCGTCCGCAGCAGGGTCAGCAGTGCCCTCATGGTCTCGGCCGACCGTCCGGCGACCGTCGGATCATGCTGGGCCAGTTCCGCCGCGCCCTTGGCCAACAGGCATCCGCGGCGCTCGGTGTCGGAGGCGGTGTTCTCCGCCATGAGGCGCACATAGCGGCCGCGGCCCGGTGGCCGCGGCCGCTGTCGGCTCGGCGGCCCGTCGACGACCTGCCCGGCCGTCCGCCCCGCGGCCGGGGACGACATGGCTCGGCCGCGCTCGTCCAGGGTGGTCGGTCCGGGCAGGCGTGAGCGTTTGCGCAGGCTCAGGGGGACGTGGTCCAGCGTGGCGCGGTCTCGGCCCACTTGGCGTCCCACTGGGCGAGATTGCGCCGACGCAGGACCACGGCGACGCCGCGGTAGGCGGCG is from Streptomyces hygroscopicus and encodes:
- a CDS encoding TetR family transcriptional regulator; the protein is MGRDRATLDHVPLSLRKRSRLPGPTTLDERGRAMSSPAAGRTAGQVVDGPPSRQRPRPPGRGRYVRLMAENTASDTERRGCLLAKGAAELAQHDPTVAGRSAETMRALLTLLRTEISAAQRHGDIDSAADPERLAALLLTVVRGIEAVGKAGLVPETPRNIADTALAVLPMPEGQKRLATGRSPAREN